GCAGTAATCATAGTTCACCgcccaaggtctataaaatacaggtcatgacactatTGTTGTGAGcagccattttatggggtcctagtttaccaattttcaaatttatcagctgttatcattatggattgaacaacatgatgtgttattttgtaatattgttcaagggatattgcttggctttgaattgtaaaataaatttttatatccgacagaataataataaattagattccaactaggaactgaattgttgatttttagattcaaTTGATCAGGAACTTAaaactctttttgaaattggcctcgcatatttctgtcttgtcccaatgccttttgaatcataatccttgatttacaagaataagaacagtttttaataataaataaatgaataattgaagcattaattattgaaatttcataattaaaaaattgaaaacttgaattcacatattatctgaactagaatattgtttttaaaatgcataattttgttacgagcaaattgaattggattttcaaatgtaccgccataaagaccccataaaatggctgCTCACAACAatagtgtcatgacctgtattttatagaccttgtcACCGCCGACGACAGCGCtatgcgctatctgtcggcaaaagttgtaacaaccgACTCGTTGACCATGCATAATATTCCTTGAAATATTGGCCgaaatattcgttggctgatattttgaataaaatgaaatattaaaaaataattataaatttttgtggtATACTAATACGAAGtatgtaataattttatcatacaaacatatatttcataatatgttgatcaaatctggttgaggtattgcatttagttggctcaatgactgactactctatatgcttcctcatctgagcttagaccttctaacctatttccaatgtaagtttttaaaatagagatgcttcccatgttatttacatggagttacttttcctcccgagggagtttttctgttttttagtaccgagagcgaaaaagtgaaactttagtattatgtttcagggagtaaagtaagtactttagacattaggtggaggaaaaaaaatCAAAGGAAAATGTATTGTCCATTAAGTCTATGTTTGTTCTTAGAGCTTGCAtgcaaagagagagagagaggaaagagaGGGAATAATGTATGCAAATGGAAAATATGTCGCTACTACAGCGTGCTCACTTTCACTGTTTGAGGGGCAAGGGGTCAGAACTAGATCCGAGGCATCTAACACAATAAAATGCAGATTTCCTTTAGAAGAACTTTTACTAGAAAGCAGACCCCTTCGTTTTAAAGAAACATCGGATTTTCGAATATTTGTGTTGAGCATTGAGCAAAAAAGGCAAGATAGACAAAGAAGTACATTGGAAAAAATATACTATAAATATATTCCAtccatttcaaattttacaacgcacaaattaataaagaattaCAAAGAATAGTCATCTGGGTGGTACAATTCACTCAGCAATCGATAGACGTACGATGGAGCGTGCCCGCCACTGcaaaaaaatatagttttattcatttttttcttattattcacAGACTTCGTCAGTGTTTCTAAATATGGTATGACAAGCCATTACATAAACAATGAGGTTAGtgtaataataaagaaaattcgaaaaaatatatcaaatgtATCAACTATAAAATAGTAATCCATTATAAACAACTTCTACAAATTAATGGGAAAAAAGCTAGTAATAAacacaattatattatttttcacaacAATCGTTTCTTCATGGGAGTTGATAAAATTTCTTAATGTTTCTCTAAGTTATgccatagaaaaaagatagaatATAGCTTATactattttctctatggtgatgcCTTCTCCTGACCACTCTGAGATCATCATTAGTTTATTGGTtgataatttcatattatttccaACGTTCACTGTTTTTCAACGTTCCTAGTATACTAGGCAGTGTACAATGAGACAACCACTGAGAGTAATCATGTCCTAACAACAGTTGCCTTAAAATGAAAACGTTCTCGcacaattaaatttatattcaatctaaaacaAATTAAAGAtggattttaaaataatattgatgatcaacttaaaaaaaaattattcatagagGCCAAATGTATTGTTGATATCTACTCACGTATTTGATATGAACAGTGTGACAAGTTCTGGAGGCACATAATCGAAGACTGGATTGTAGACGTGCACTAGCGACATGAGATCGCCATCCTTGTAGTCAAGAACGCCCTCCGGCGAGACGAACGTGTTGAACGTGTTATGCGCGTAAGCGCACAGGAACTGTGGACTGAACTTGTACAGTGGCGCCAGAACTATTACCTGcccaaaaacaatacaaaacaaacaaacGTTTCACAAATGCATCataacatttcaatttcaatcaagttATACAATGTTTCAGATATGCATATCTAATTATTGACATTGAACTTGTAATTAGAATCCCCGATTTATTAGATAAGGCCTGGATGCAttggaagaagagagaggaacaTGATATTTAGTCAAatattttccatgaaattcaaGCACATATAaaatatagttataataatataatagccTATGAGTTGCTTTACTAGTGATTTGTTTAGTTTACGAAAAAAATTTACATCCAAAGGTAAAGATAATAGAATCATATTCTTGAGAACTATTTTACAACATAAATTCAACTATATAACTTTAAAGTACATTCCAAATCGAGTTCAATGCTTTATATTTACTGTTCTGTCATGGACTCATAATTTCTTTTTGATTGGTTTATAACGGTTAATTTTGTCGAATTATTCTGTTGTAACATGTTTTGTTCACGTTGTGGTTGAGTAGTAGAGTGGTCATTACTGTCAAAGCTATGCCACGTCATCGAATAAATAGTTAATTctattctacagatggaaaattgaaatttaattggaatttcgtttaataattctattctacTTTTCAGTAGATAAAGTATATAAAGTAGTAGTAAGAGTCTCAATGTAACGGATAATGATTTAACTTATTAATTTTAGATAGTTAATTCTAATCTACTTTTCAGCAGATACAGAAGTCTCAATGTAACGGAGAATAATGAAACTTATTAATTTTAGATACGCTCGAACGTAGAAGTACATGAGGTTCGATGTAGAGTTTATACCGTTATCAAGAAGAATTCCTCATACAACGATTTTAGTTGTGGTCACTTGGAATACGTtatattaagctgcgtacagacttttgtGCCACAAACACTCGCATTTCGCTTTCAATCAGCGGATTATAACAACTGTATTTGTACAAAatcggtaagatacagatataaaaagattagcatcagctgatgggaAGAAAACGCGCGTGTTCGTGGTTCAAAAGtatgtacgcagctttagagttcgACTGTATCAAGCCTCAAATCCTGGGCACCTGGGCATAAGCTACATCCATAAGGAGAGAAGAACAAGATGTATAAGACGACATATCAGATTTGGTTGTTGCTGATTGTACTGACCGGCACAGAGCAGTGGTTGGCAGCAAGGGCGGCGGTGTGACTGCCGCAAATGGCCCTCAGGCCGCCATTGGCCATCACTGTCTGCGTGCCGATGATCACTTTGTTCACTCGCGACATGATCGCAAACACGGCCGAGTCCGGAATCAACGTCGTTTCTATATTGCTCTCAGAGAGACTAGCTGCCATATCGCTACCCTGCAACACcaaatatacaataaatttcaattcatttatatttttaaatgtttgaaaaattaaaatagaaaatataccCTATGAATAAGAGAGAAATATGATAGTTGATGGAACTGGAAGAGGGTAATAAATTTGTAGGATTTGTCCTACTTTCCATTGAATGGTCGTTTCGATTTTTTCCTGAGGATGATACTTGAATGAACTCCAGACTTACGCTTGTGAATAATAAGAGATACATTTACCTACAACTTTAGGAGGGTTTCGACGCACCGGGATATCTATCTGATCAACTTTTATCATCTTTGAAACTTTTCTCTTAAcattttgtcaaaaataattgatttcagTTTTGAATGAATGCTACTAATGGACTGATAACTTactaatcaataaaaatgtttaagGTGAGATGAATTACATGAATCAGTTTTACTTGAGATTTATTCCAAATGAACTAGTTCTCGTGCTCTTCTTTATTCGATACTTagacagagtgattcataattatggtaaaataatttaatacgtgatagtagaggtaaaaataagaaaaataattcttaaaaacataaacgcttcattagcgaactatacagggtgaaagatttcgcccggaattcagttcctctggtgaaatacacccatgctgaattgtttggggactagtttttgaaaaaaacttatggtggattttggtataagtttaatgtcacttagatatgttacttttataaaaaaaaacttttcataaaaaaccgaatattttatttgcaataagCTAcaatgagttattagttctctcctcataaaacagaaaatttttgtggtgtaatgtactacataagaatacattttatttaaatttagttacacagcttacataattctttacagaattaaattctctataatttttattgcgaaaaattattgtttactggtcattaaagaaagttattgggcatcaaacgtagaagtctgtgtttttctacttagagtttttgcatatttcaacttttttctcaaaaactactcacactacagctaccagactagttttattcaatttttcagatatttttccatatgaatccaccataagtttttcaaaaactagtcagcatcggtgtatttcaccagaggaactgaattccgggcgaaatctttcactctgtatagctcgctaatgaagcgtttatggatatatgtttataagaactttttttcttattcttacctctactatcacgtattaaattattttaccataattaagaatcaccctgtataacttcATTTTAATAAGAATAAGGTCCTCTCCCTCACCCTTCCTCACTTCCTCTTAAGCAGCCTCAATTGGGCTGGTAACTCCCACTAGCTGCCACGGTAACGCGGAATTGGAGATGTCCGCAACTCAAACGTACATGAAATTCCAATTCCGCATTCCCACGGCAGCTAGTAGAAGCTAGTATTGTCCCTATGTGCAGAGAGCTTGAGAAGGGATAACTGTAATTTAAACAGAGATATAACTAATTTCAAGTACACTGCACACTGAGACAATAGCGGCGTCAACTAGACCCAACTATTAGTGTTGGCTACTAAAATTCCGCCTACAGTCCCTGTGAAAAAGGGGTTCGAACGCTGAGTATGTCACTGTGTGATGGAGTTTACAACTACTAGCGACTACAAGTAAAATTTCTATCCAATACTCTTTTAGTCTTTGCAAACCATCTTCTCTAAACAAAAATTCTCGTATATTTATGATGTCACCGCTTTTTGAACATGGTGTCATAGATTACTAGATGATTAGCAGAAAGCAAAGCATCATAGTTAAAGTTGAGTTAAACCACAAATACCTATAATAAATGACGCACCCAACGAATTGACAACACCTTCAACTGGGACTACAATCAGCTATCTGCTGCGGCCGCAATGTATAACCATATAGCAGAGATGAGACATAATGCTTATGCGATTTTTCCTCTATGGTATAACTCAATGCATTCCAATCTATCTTGGACTTTCCACTGCTTCCAACATGGGCTGACCAGGTGACAAACTTAATTAACGACGTTGTCATTTTATTGTAAGCGCTATGGTTATAGCACAGTCATTTCTAGGGTCTACAATGCTAAAATGGCTAATGTTAGAGGATTTTCTTACATCTTGGTAAATtatttgacaaaaaatgttcagtgagtaacttacattgttgaATGGTGCACATTCCACGACAATGACCTCGAATTTTCTATCTTCGGCCGCCTTTTTCAGAAATTGCTCAACAATCTTTGATCTTCCTAGGGTCAGAATTATCTCATTGGAGTGTATGTGTTCTTTCGCTTGATTTCTGATGTTCTCTGAACTGTGGAAAAATAAAAGTTCTGGAATAGATCAAAAAGTTAGTACGATCACCTTAATACACAGAGCAGGATTGCTGACAACATTATTGTGTGATATTTGTTGGGATATATAGACGCTGCTACACCAGATACTGCAAAAGTTTTCATTATTAGATCAGTAGAGACAATCTATTTTATCTAATATATAGATCCAGTTTGTTTAAAACCGTAAAAGTTACTTGAAATGACTGAGAGATTGCTACGTGTATTTGAATTGAGCgacattcaattttcaaataataaattaagataaaataatgagattgtgatttagaaatgattttcttattttctaaTAGTCAGTTTTTAACGATGATTATGATTTTACGATAATATGTTTGGTAATTTTGtgattattgtattatgattattgtgattattgtattatttgtgaTTATAAGTATTTGATTAGACTTgaacttaaaaaaaaaacttccaatAGAAATTTAAGGTTGAAAAATCAGTTGCAAACATTCAAACATGCAGTGTCCAGTTAATTttcgaaataataaaataataattataaaatgtattgttttttttttttgtttaaattaaaacacaattaatttatttattcattcatttattcacctTGTCTCCAATTCAGTTTGGAATTCGCTGATATGATCAAGAATCGCATCTTTCAATTCTGGAactacaattgaataatcatctaTTTCTCCTTCGCTTGTGACTATTTTGTGCAACGAATCTTGTGGATCAAGCTCATCTTGTTTGTTCTGAAATAATCCAAATTtttgtgaatgaaaaatacaaccAGCATAATATAGAATCTATGTCAATACCTCTTTGGAAAAATTTTCCTAGAAAGTATAGCATTGATTGATAGCAAAGCATTTCGTACCGAAACCCTCGTTATGGTATTTATTAGGATGCATCACTTTAAAATGCATGCGTCACTGacaaaaatgacaataaaatacAAATCCTGTCACATTAcaactacagatggaaattactgagatattgcatttatttgcagcatttaatttggattttcgtttgataataaacATTACAactattttatgaattaaattgaatttgaatggacCCGTCTTTGTCTTCTCTGGAAGCATGTTGAGTAATAAAAATGAGTGGTAGAATGTATGTAAACTCACAGCATTTAACCACAGAGTATAGTATCAActatattatgaaatatatttgataGTGTAATAGGTCATGTTTGATAAATATTTCTCGTATCTCATTATAAATAAGTATTATCTTTTTTAAAAGTTGGTCAAAGTTTTTACAAATATCTGATAGTACAATTCGGTCTTTGCGTGAATAACATTGAATGGAATGCAATAAGCAAAATAGCTTACGGTACACGTGTTTTTgtctaaaaataaaaacactgaatgatttatgatttttgtaagTTTTTCACTCTGAaatctattttttgtcattcatCCCAACACGATTTTCCAGACTAATTTTGATTAATTGATGTattcattttcttcatattcttttcACGCCAACACATACCGAAAATTCTCCTATgtgaaagaaaaattagcaTTGGTTGTGAGGTGAGGGAATTCtgcaaaaacttgaaataagtaTAGAATGCACCTCAGAGTTTGCATAAATGCACCTCAAGAGATACGTTTCTCACACTATAGTTGAGCTATgtagtaatttgtaataaatgagaaaaaaaatatcagttgtaatattttaaataataaagggtacttcaattttccatattgatttattaaataaGAAGACCATATCAGTCCATAGTAACCACGCTGTTAGTAAAATTAAGATTTCTTTCATCAACGATCACAGTAACACTACATAAAAATATTTGCAGATATTAATAATATAGATGAGATAGATAAAGATAATATTGGCAGAAATAATGATACTTATACTCAATCgtcagaaaattgaaaatcccCCATAGAATAAAAACTACATAGAAGGGGGTTAATCCCTCTTCT
Above is a window of Nilaparvata lugens isolate BPH chromosome 4, ASM1435652v1, whole genome shotgun sequence DNA encoding:
- the LOC111061492 gene encoding translation initiation factor eIF-2B subunit beta isoform X1 is translated as MDKMSKKPNRGAKLMKNFISKVKAGKFSSTSIITNRTVNILREIIKEADWKNAQRLLVMIKTHGKNLEDALPVHASVGNMVRRVLKIIREEYTAARKNKQDELDPQDSLHKIVTSEGEIDDYSIVVPELKDAILDHISEFQTELETSSENIRNQAKEHIHSNEIILTLGRSKIVEQFLKKAAEDRKFEVIVVECAPFNNGSDMAASLSESNIETTLIPDSAVFAIMSRVNKVIIGTQTVMANGGLRAICGSHTAALAANHCSVPVIVLAPLYKFSPQFLCAYAHNTFNTFVSPEGVLDYKDGDLMSLVHVYNPVFDYVPPELVTLFISNTGGHAPSYVYRLLSELYHPDDYSL
- the LOC111061492 gene encoding translation initiation factor eIF-2B subunit beta isoform X2, which gives rise to MTLSIWNPQSSTTTTSIKKFSSTSIITNRTVNILREIIKEADWKNAQRLLVMIKTHGKNLEDALPVHASVGNMVRRVLKIIREEYTAARKNKQDELDPQDSLHKIVTSEGEIDDYSIVVPELKDAILDHISEFQTELETSSENIRNQAKEHIHSNEIILTLGRSKIVEQFLKKAAEDRKFEVIVVECAPFNNGSDMAASLSESNIETTLIPDSAVFAIMSRVNKVIIGTQTVMANGGLRAICGSHTAALAANHCSVPVIVLAPLYKFSPQFLCAYAHNTFNTFVSPEGVLDYKDGDLMSLVHVYNPVFDYVPPELVTLFISNTGGHAPSYVYRLLSELYHPDDYSL